In a single window of the Bacteroidota bacterium genome:
- a CDS encoding lytic transglycosylase domain-containing protein, whose product MKKHLISTVSLLVLILLLMLFTFAKKLSSDESFNDEFRNGYKVFALNIPLNLSFAGEKVPMNNFDVRESLDRELLVSTYFQSQSLLVHKRANRWFPVIEPILKKYNVPNDFKYLAVIESNLTNVISPAGATGYWQLMEAAAKKYNLEINEQVDERYNVEKSTEAACLYLLEAYKTLGNWTLAAASYNMGIEGISKQMEIQKQNNYYNLLLNQETARYIFRILAAKEILEHPKNYGYNVRKKDVYAYIPTQRLSVDTSISNLADFAISQESNYKILKIFNPWLRKNYLQNTSHKHYVVLLPKKGYTDYDYIEKHFSNDNIYSSEDSLRFYITESAPADSASSTN is encoded by the coding sequence ATGAAAAAGCATCTGATATCTACCGTTTCTTTACTTGTTCTTATTTTGCTGCTGATGCTGTTTACCTTTGCCAAGAAATTAAGCAGCGATGAATCTTTTAATGACGAATTTCGAAATGGGTATAAAGTTTTTGCTTTAAACATTCCCTTAAATTTATCCTTTGCCGGCGAAAAAGTTCCAATGAATAATTTTGATGTACGCGAAAGTTTGGATCGTGAATTATTGGTTAGTACCTATTTTCAATCGCAAAGTTTACTCGTGCATAAACGTGCCAATCGTTGGTTTCCGGTAATTGAACCCATCTTAAAAAAATACAATGTACCCAACGATTTTAAATATTTGGCAGTTATTGAAAGTAATTTAACAAACGTAATTTCTCCTGCCGGTGCTACCGGTTATTGGCAGCTAATGGAAGCTGCTGCTAAAAAATACAATCTCGAAATAAACGAACAAGTTGACGAGCGCTACAATGTTGAAAAATCTACCGAGGCTGCTTGCTTGTATTTATTGGAAGCATACAAAACTTTAGGTAACTGGACATTGGCCGCTGCATCCTACAACATGGGTATTGAAGGAATCAGTAAACAAATGGAAATTCAAAAACAAAACAATTACTACAACTTATTATTAAATCAGGAAACAGCGCGTTATATTTTTCGAATACTTGCAGCAAAAGAAATTTTGGAGCATCCAAAAAACTATGGCTATAATGTGCGTAAAAAAGATGTGTATGCCTACATCCCTACTCAGCGTTTATCAGTTGATACAAGTATCAGCAACCTAGCTGATTTTGCCATTTCACAAGAATCGAATTACAAAATTTTGAAAATTTTTAACCCTTGGTTGCGTAAAAATTATTTACAAAATACAAGTCATAAACACTATGTGGTGTTGCTCCCTAAAAAAGGATATACCGATTACGATTATATTGAAAAACATTTCTCAAACGACAATATTTACTCATCCGAAGATTCTCTTCGATTTTATATAACCGAGTCAGCGCCTGCAGATTCGGCTAGCTCAACCAACTAA
- the uvrA gene encoding excinuclease ABC subunit UvrA, with amino-acid sequence MTEVIDHEQLEVIGARVHNLKNVSVTIPRNQLVVITGLSGSGKSSLAFDTIYAEGQRRYIESFSIYARQFLGNLERPDVDKISGLSPVISIEQKTTNKNPRSTVGTITEVYDFMRLLFARTAEAFSYVTGEKMVRYSDDQIIQLILENFDGKKVGILAPVVRGRKGHYRELFENTLKQGYLRARIDGTVQELKVRMQLDRYKTHNIEIVIDRIEVTAEARQRIAESLKLAMKLGKNAIMVMDLDSDEIRHYSRMLMCPTSGISYDDPAPNLFSFNSPFGACHKCNGLGFVSEIDTAKIIPDPKKSIKRGGIVPLGEYKNSWIFSQIEAIGDKYGFDINTPIEEISEDAINTILYGSEEILKSHQDKRSENSRSSSYSLAFEGIINFIVRQQEELSSKAVDKWIDAFMNKIVCPQCKGARLKEESLHFKINQKNIAQLATLSISDLKEWFSAVEENMTERNRFIATEILKEIRTRIDFLLNVGLDYLTLNRSSQSLSGGEAQRIRLATQIGSQLVGVLYILDEPSIGLHQRDNQKLIKALQDLRDIGNSVIVVEHDKEMILNADYVLDIGPKAGIHGGAIVAAGTPKQILKSNSITANYLTGERSIAIPKIRRKGNGDTLVLKGACGNNLKNLTVSFPLGKLICVTGVSGSGKSTLINETLYPILNQHFYRSHKKPLAYSKLEGLKHIDKVIEIDQSPIGRTPRSNPATYTNVFADIRNLYAALPEAKIRGYKAGRFSFNVKGGRCETCQGGGVKTIEMNFLPDVYVECETCSGKRYNRETLEVRYKGKSISDVLNMTIEDAVDFFENIPSILQKIKTLKEVGLGYLTLGQQSTTLSGGEAQRIKLAAELSKKDTGKTFYILDEPSTGLHFEDIRILLDVLYRFIDNGSTVLIIEHNLDIIKVADHIIDLGMEGGERGGELIVEGTPEEIIKNKNSFTAHYLKLELEEQEKISAEKQKIKQN; translated from the coding sequence ATAACAGAGGTAATTGACCATGAACAACTGGAAGTAATTGGTGCGCGGGTACACAACTTAAAAAACGTATCGGTAACCATTCCACGTAATCAACTGGTTGTTATTACAGGCCTTAGCGGAAGCGGAAAATCGTCGCTTGCATTTGATACCATCTATGCCGAAGGTCAACGACGTTATATTGAAAGCTTTTCTATTTATGCGCGCCAATTCTTAGGAAATTTGGAACGACCTGATGTAGATAAAATTTCAGGATTAAGTCCTGTTATTTCAATTGAACAAAAAACTACCAACAAAAATCCACGCTCAACTGTGGGTACTATTACCGAAGTATACGATTTTATGCGACTGCTTTTTGCGCGCACTGCAGAAGCATTTTCGTATGTAACCGGTGAAAAAATGGTACGCTATTCCGATGATCAGATCATACAACTGATTTTGGAAAATTTTGATGGAAAAAAGGTTGGCATCTTAGCTCCTGTAGTGCGTGGTCGTAAAGGACATTACCGTGAACTTTTTGAAAACACTTTAAAGCAAGGTTACCTGCGTGCTCGTATTGATGGAACTGTGCAGGAACTTAAAGTGCGCATGCAACTCGATCGTTATAAAACACACAATATTGAAATTGTTATTGATCGTATTGAAGTAACAGCTGAAGCACGTCAACGCATTGCAGAATCACTGAAGTTGGCAATGAAGCTGGGCAAAAATGCCATCATGGTGATGGACCTTGACAGCGATGAAATTCGCCATTACAGCCGCATGCTAATGTGTCCCACTTCAGGAATCTCGTATGATGATCCTGCACCAAATTTATTTTCTTTTAATTCACCATTTGGAGCTTGTCACAAATGCAATGGACTCGGTTTTGTTTCCGAAATAGATACTGCCAAAATTATTCCTGACCCTAAAAAAAGCATTAAAAGGGGTGGAATTGTTCCTTTGGGAGAATATAAAAACTCATGGATTTTCAGTCAAATTGAAGCCATTGGCGATAAATATGGTTTTGATATTAATACGCCTATTGAAGAAATTTCGGAGGATGCCATCAACACCATTTTATATGGTAGCGAAGAAATATTAAAATCGCACCAGGATAAACGTAGCGAAAATTCACGCAGTTCAAGTTATTCCTTGGCTTTCGAAGGAATCATTAATTTTATTGTTCGACAACAAGAAGAGCTTAGTTCCAAAGCAGTAGATAAATGGATTGATGCTTTTATGAATAAAATTGTGTGTCCCCAATGCAAGGGAGCACGATTAAAAGAAGAATCACTTCACTTTAAAATCAATCAAAAAAACATTGCTCAACTTGCAACACTTAGTATTTCCGATTTAAAGGAATGGTTTAGTGCTGTGGAAGAAAATATGACGGAGCGAAACCGTTTCATTGCAACCGAAATACTAAAAGAAATAAGAACACGCATTGATTTTTTATTGAATGTGGGATTAGATTATTTAACCCTTAACCGAAGTTCTCAATCCTTATCGGGTGGGGAAGCTCAGCGTATTCGACTTGCTACACAAATAGGTTCGCAATTGGTGGGTGTGTTGTACATTTTGGATGAACCAAGCATCGGATTGCATCAGCGCGATAATCAAAAACTGATAAAGGCGTTGCAAGATTTGCGCGATATTGGAAATTCGGTGATAGTGGTGGAACACGATAAAGAAATGATTTTGAATGCCGATTATGTGCTCGACATTGGACCTAAAGCAGGTATTCATGGAGGGGCAATTGTTGCTGCCGGTACACCGAAACAAATTTTAAAAAGTAATTCAATTACTGCAAATTATTTAACTGGAGAAAGAAGCATTGCAATACCCAAGATTCGTAGAAAAGGAAATGGCGATACCTTAGTATTGAAAGGTGCTTGTGGAAATAATTTAAAGAACCTCACAGTAAGTTTTCCATTGGGAAAATTGATTTGTGTAACCGGAGTTTCCGGAAGTGGAAAATCTACCTTGATTAATGAAACGCTATATCCTATTTTGAATCAGCATTTTTATCGTTCACACAAAAAACCGCTAGCTTATTCGAAATTAGAAGGATTGAAGCATATTGACAAAGTAATTGAAATAGATCAATCCCCTATTGGTCGCACTCCGCGTAGTAATCCAGCCACTTATACAAATGTTTTTGCCGATATACGCAATTTGTATGCTGCCTTACCGGAAGCGAAAATTCGCGGTTACAAAGCAGGAAGATTTTCATTTAATGTGAAAGGTGGACGGTGTGAAACCTGTCAAGGTGGTGGAGTAAAAACCATTGAAATGAATTTTTTACCGGATGTATATGTTGAATGTGAAACCTGCTCAGGCAAACGCTACAACCGAGAAACATTAGAAGTTCGTTACAAAGGAAAATCAATCAGCGATGTGTTGAACATGACCATTGAAGACGCAGTTGATTTTTTTGAAAACATTCCTTCCATTCTTCAAAAAATAAAAACTTTGAAAGAAGTAGGTTTGGGATATTTAACCTTGGGGCAACAATCTACTACCTTAAGCGGTGGTGAAGCTCAGCGAATTAAGTTGGCTGCTGAACTATCTAAAAAAGATACCGGAAAAACTTTTTATATATTAGATGAACCTTCTACCGGATTGCATTTTGAAGATATACGAATTTTGTTGGATGTGCTGTATCGATTTATTGATAACGGAAGTACAGTATTAATTATTGAGCATAATTTGGACATTATAAAAGTTGCCGATCACATTATTGATTTAGGAATGGAAGGTGGAGAAAGAGGAGGTGAACTAATAGTGGAAGGAACACCGGAGGAAATTATCAAAAATAAAAATAGCTTTACTGCACATTACCTTAAACTAGAATTGGAAGAACAGGAAAAAATAAGCGCAGAAAAACAAAAAATAAAACAAAACTAA